A single window of Solanum dulcamara chromosome 5, daSolDulc1.2, whole genome shotgun sequence DNA harbors:
- the LOC129888439 gene encoding uncharacterized protein LOC129888439 has protein sequence MAKAYRKDEVDKLMAKIERIDQRVAQYLKNTGYEKWSRVHATVNRGRMMTSNIAECINGCLVEARELPIIDFLEQTRMLFGSWNCRNREIASYTKHTLGRKFEDILVSNTIKCSRMKVVASSEYLYSVYELGIRYIVCLERKTCTCGRFQLDEIPCPHAIAVLKSKNITDLHPYCSDYYKPEALANTYELPMVPMPDKKDWTAPKEILEEIVLPPIYKRMPGRPKKERKKFANEKITSSTNSCGRCGHEDHNRKTCNFIPK, from the exons ATGGCCAAGGCATACCGAAAAGATGAAGTCGATAAATTAATGGCCAAAATTGAAAGAATCGATCAACGGGTggcacaatatttaaaaaatacaggatacgaaaagtggtcaagggttcatgccactgtcaacaggggtagaatgatgacttctaacatcgcagaatgtatcaatggatgtcttgttgaagcacgagagctgcctataattgactttttggagcaaacgagaatgttatttggttCTTGGAACTGCAGAAATAGAGAAATAGCAtcttatacaaaacatactttgggtAGAAAATTCGAAGACATCCTAGTTTCAAACACGATcaagtgttcgagaatgaag gttgttgcttcatcagagtatctttattctgtttacgaattaggtataagatacattgtgtgtctagagagaaaaacatgcacTTGTGGTAGATTTCAATTAGacgagataccatgtccacatgcaattgcagtgttgaagagcaagaacattactGACCTGCACCCATATTGTTCTGATTACTACAAACCAGAGGCGttggcaaatacttatgaattaccaatggttccaatgccagataagaaagactGGACTGCTCCgaaggaaattttggaagaaattgTCTTGCCGCCAATATACAAAAGGATGCcaggaagaccaaagaaagagagaaaaaagttCGCTAATGAGAAAATAACAAGTAGCACAAATTCTTGTGGACGTTGTGGCCACGAAGACCACAAcagaaagacttgtaatttcattcctAAATAG
- the LOC129890713 gene encoding uncharacterized protein LOC129890713, with the protein MVEDGSYEQYPWGKLAYSKLIKGMRQEFSNAKQMYRLGGMPYALNVWIYECASQVPSEIAVRVGNKIPRILNWRVVAVKPKFETFMSTIFSEKPEDSTSAAKVNFRKPHEVTGFEDFSTTPPTEFLKRSRDVAETSSPPPSKRMKTSPAKKPIQVETANMHKDFIPPNESENLVSPDNEPGAKSPKESEKPVSPDNVPGAKSALGGESSGHSDRIIHMQFKVDRKFKRLENKMDSNHIDLLKAIDSMANRMTGTSSQVKKDDFDQSFHVVEQQEAPTGLEGPEPSTMINQVDNISEQSILADVPELFDQQVYSDTLKEDEPSVKDVSAHQMEPQRADTDQLIADSDTLQNTVKKDGRVADDKSAKVEEQVEEIEKEKIKPSTSESNTSAPFSTETLDVIDALIYGLPLPAMPLTAVSHEQVQDECLLRDSQLPTTLPSKANVLSDDAKTPSRRSRIPSKILQSPYLSNFGSSEKEKENLSDVTHQTHPFEGFGICYQPPSELVTDYSEWIDKGLLKSHGNKNSKEDHYRSKCSSFGFEKMDLVVAFPKDKNWFYLMSQPDRCWKDEKSKMQLSNQYRYTTTNYIFKNYIEYAHTRYYHLPPNISTQEDMTRATVTAHQERSVKNIIRGFSIPAGLPWHLVDEVYIPVNCDMDFHWVLAVVVLKERLIRVYDSSPRRRSSNPSQDIQKIAAMLPTYLQDSGFFDNNERTDWSSLDSYKDKSIGNMLEPHHPLAVEYVEGIAQQGSGSLDCGVFLAMFAEYLSDGISIPSTGLNAEFFRSRYAALLWRYGCQKAMDGYVSDNDDPKKPRRDISPNQGELIDV; encoded by the exons atggTAGAAGATGGTAGTTATGAGCAATATCCATGGGGGAAATTagcatattcaaaattgataaaaggaaTGCGTCAGGAGTTTTCAAATGCCAAACAAATGTATCGTCTAGGCGGCATGCCATACGCTCTGAATGTTTGGATATATGAATGTGCATCTCAAGTTCCCTCTGAAATTGCTGTAAGAGTGGGTAataaaattcccagaattcttaACTGGCGTGTTGTCGCCGTGAAGCCAAAATTTGAGACATTCATGTCTACCATCTTCAGTGAG AAACCTGAAGATTCAACATCGGCTGCCAAGGTCAATTTCAGAAAACCTCATGAAGTCACTGGATTTGAGGACTTCTCAACAACACCacccactgaatttttaaagAGATCCAGGGATGTCGCTGAGacatcttctccacctcctTCCAAGAGAATGAAGACTTCCCCTGCTAAAAAgccaattcaagtagaaacagCCAACATGCATAAGGATTTCATACCACCAAATGAATCAGAAAATCTTGTTTCTCCTGACAATGAACCGGGGGCAAAGTCACCAAAGGAATCAGAAAAGCCTGTTTCTCCTGACAATGTACCAGGGGCGAAGTCAGCTTTAGGAGGTGAATCTTCCGGTCATTCGGATCGAATTAttcatatgcaattcaaa GTTGACCGGAAGTTCAAGCGTTTGGAGAACAAAATGGATTCAAATCACATTGATCTTTTGAAAGCCATCGACAGTATGGCGAACCGAATGACTGGCACATCATCTCAAGttaaaaaagatgattttgatCAATCATTCCATGTGGTTGAACAACAAGAAGCACCTACTGGATTGGAG gGACCTGAACCATCTACCATGATAAATCAGGTGGACAACATATCGGAACAAAGCATTTTAGCAGATGTTCCTGAATTATTTGATCAGCAAGtttattctgatacattaaag GAAGATGAACCATCCGTCAAGGATGTATCAGCACACCAAATGGAACCACAAAGAGCAGATACTGATCAGCTTATtgctgattctgatacattacag AACACTGTAAAGAAAGATGGAAGAGTAGCTGATGATAAATCTGCCAAAGTAGAAGAGCAAGTCGAggagattgaaaaagaaaaaatcaaaccaagcaCATCAGAATCCAATACTTCAGCACCATTTTCGACCGAAACTCTGGATGTGATAGATGCTCTAATATACGGACTTCCATTACCAGCCATGCCATTGACAGCTGTTAGTCATGAGCAAGTTCAGGATGAATGTCTATTACGCGATAGCCAGCTACCAACCACTCTTCCATCAAAAGCTAATGTATTGTCTGACGATGCGAAGACACCATCTCGAAGAAGCAGGATTCCTTCGAAGATCTTACAGTCGCCGTATCTTTCAAACTTTGGGTCGAgtgaaaaggaaaaggaaaatttGTCAGATGTTACGCATCAGACACAcccttttgaaggttttggTATATGCTATCAACCCCCTTCCGAGCTTGTCACAGACTACTCTGAATGGATAGATAAAGGACTTCTAAAATCACATGGCAACAA GAATTCGAAGGAGGATCATTACAGATCTAAGTGCTCTTCATTCGGCTTTGAAAAAATGGACCTTGTTGTGGCATTTCCTAAAGATAAGAACTGGTTCTACCTAATGTCACAGCCGGACAGATGCTGGAAGGATGag AAATCGAAGATGCAGTTGAGCAATCAGTATCGATACACAACGACAAATtacattttcaaaaattacatCGAATATGCACACACACGCTACTATCACCTTCCACCTAACATTTCTACACAAGAAGATATGACAAGGGCCACTGTTACAGCTCATCAAGAGAGATCCgtgaagaacataataagaggtttCTCAATACCAGCCGGTTTGCCGTGGCATttggtagatgaggtatacattcCAGTGAACTGCGAcatggattttcattgggttcttGCGGTAGTTGTGTTGAAAGAGAGATTGATACGTGTGTATGATTCATCGCCTAGACGAAGAAGTAGCAACCCTTCCCAAGATATCCAAAAGATAGCAGCAATGCTACCAACATACCTGCAAGACAGTGGTTTCTTTGACAACAACGAACGTACTGATTGGTCGTCtcttgattcatacaaggacaaatcaaTCGGTAATATGCTTGAACCACATCACCCATTAGCAGTTGAGTATGTTGAAGGAATTGCGCAACAGGGAAGTGGCagctt GGATTGTGGAGTTTTCCTGGCCATGtttgctgaatatcttagtgatggaatttctattccaaGTACCGGACTAAACGCTGAATTCTTCCGTTCAAGATATGCCGCACTCTTATGGAGATATGGTTGTCagaaggccatggatggttatgttagcgataacgacgatccaaaaaaaCCAAGGAGAGACATATCTCCAAACCAAGGAGAACTGATTGAtgtctaa